The Gemmatimonadota bacterium DNA segment CCCAGCCCCACACTCTTCCGACTGATCGTGCCCGCCTCGAGCTACATGGAAGTCGAGATCACGGCGGTGGGACTGGACAGCTTCATCTTCCAGGCTCCCGTCTCGATCCGGCTCAGCTACGCGCGCTGCACCCAGGACCTGAGCAGTGCCGCGCTGACTGCCTGGCACATCGACACGCAGTCCAAGGCGCTGCTGGAGAACATGAGCGGGGCGGACGACAAGGCCAGCCGCACCATGACGTTCTCCACCGGGCATCTGTCCAGCTATGCGGTAGCAAACTGATCGTCGAATTCGGTTTTGCGGCCGGGCGGCCCGGGGCCGGTGCTCCCCTCGCGCTTAGACGCCCGGCACGTTAGCGCCCCAGACGACCTTGTGGAGCTGGATCTGGTAGCGAACGGGTAGGCGATCCTCGAGCACCCACTCGGCGAGCTGTTGGAACGGCATCTCGTCCCAGACGGGTGAGAACAGGAGCGCACGGACCCGGCCGATCTTCACTCGCTCGGCCAGCCCGCGCTGCCACACGACGTCACGAGCCCACTCGTAGTCGCGCCGATCCCGGATCACGAACTTGACCTCGTCGCGCTCGGTCAGGTGCTCCAGGTTGGACCACAGGTTACGCGCCTCCTCGCCCGAGCCGGGGCACTTGAGATCCATGATCTTGTGGGCCCGTGCGTCGAGCGGCGCCACGTCCACCGCGCCTGACGTCTCGACCAGCAGAGTGAAGCCGCGATCCAGCAGCTTCTCGACCAGCCGGAAGGCGTTCCGGTGGACCAACGGCTCGCCGCCCGTGACCTCGACCAGCGGCGTGCCGATCTCCTCGACCTTGCTGATGATCTCTTCCAGGTGGACCTTCTCGCCGCCGTAGAAGGCGTAGGCCGTGTCGCACCAGACGCAGCGCAGCGGACACCCGGTGAGCCGGACGAAGGTACACGGCAGGCCGGCCCAGGTGCTCTCGCCCTGGATCGAGTGGAAGATCTCGGTCACGCGCAGGAAGTCGGGCACCCTGCCCCTCACCAATTCTGCAGGTCGGAATCCATGCCCGAGGTACCCCGCACGGGCTGGGCCGTGCCTGTCTCCATCGTCCTCCCCCCGCTCCGGAGGAGAGAAGCAGAGACGCAGGGACGCAGGGACGCAGTTGAGGTAGGGAGGCAGAGGTGCGGCCCACGCCCCTACCGGATCCATGCGTCTCTGCGTCTCTAAGTGGTCGAGTTCGCAAGTACGGCCGAATGCGGGCGTATTTGCGGATTCGACCACTAAGTCCCTGGCGCCAGAGTGGTGCGGTGGCGGCGTGGCTAGTGGCGTGCGTTGCCGCGGGGCAGCAGGACGCGGAGAGGGGATTCCCGGACCACGGCGTTCACGACGAAGAACAGGTTGGCCGGGCGCTCGGCCATGCGGCGCATGAAGTACGGGTACCAGGCCTCGCCGAAAGGCACGTAGATGCGGACGTTGTGGCCCTCGCGTACTAGCCGCTCCTGCAGGTCCCGGCGCACGCCGTAGAGCATCT contains these protein-coding regions:
- a CDS encoding radical SAM protein translates to MDPVGAWAAPLPPYLNCVPASLRLCFSPPERGEDDGDRHGPARAGYLGHGFRPAELVRGRVPDFLRVTEIFHSIQGESTWAGLPCTFVRLTGCPLRCVWCDTAYAFYGGEKVHLEEIISKVEEIGTPLVEVTGGEPLVHRNAFRLVEKLLDRGFTLLVETSGAVDVAPLDARAHKIMDLKCPGSGEEARNLWSNLEHLTERDEVKFVIRDRRDYEWARDVVWQRGLAERVKIGRVRALLFSPVWDEMPFQQLAEWVLEDRLPVRYQIQLHKVVWGANVPGV